One Bos javanicus breed banteng chromosome 9, ARS-OSU_banteng_1.0, whole genome shotgun sequence DNA window includes the following coding sequences:
- the PNISR gene encoding arginine/serine-rich protein PNISR isoform X2, with translation MWDQGGQPWQQWPLNQQQWMQSFQHQQDPSQIDWAALAQAWIAQREASGQQSMVEQPPGMMPNGQDMSTMESGPNNHGNFQGDSNFNRMWQPEWGMHQQPPHPPPDQPWMPPTPGPMDIVPPSEDSNSQDSGEFAPDNRHIFNQNNHNFGGPPDNFAVGPVNQFDYQDLQDLRRLPRIEEKDHRHSGIGSVHLLHFL, from the exons aTGTGGGATCAAGGAGGACAACCTTGGCAGCAGTGGCCTTTGAACCAACAACAATGGATGCAGTCATTCCAGCACCAGCAGGATCCAA GCCAGATTGACTGGGCTGCATTGGCTCAAGCTTGGATTGCCCAAAGAGAAGCTTCAGGACAGCAAAGCATGGTAGAACAACCACCAGGAATGATGCCAAATGGACAGGATATGTCTACAATGGAGTCTGGTCCAAATAATCATGGGAATTTCCAAGGGGATTCAAACTTTAACAGAATGTGGCAACCAG AATGGGGAATGCATCAGCAGCCCCCACACCCCCCTCCAGATCAGCCATGGATGCCACCAACACCAGGCCCAATGGACATTGTTCCTCCTTCCGAAGACAGCAACAGTCAGGACAGTGGGGAATTTGCCCCTGACAACAGGCATATATTTAACCAGAACAATCACAACTTTGGTGGACCACCCGATAATTTTGCAGTGGGGCCAGTGAACCAGTTTGACTATCAG GACCTCCAGGACCTCCGGCGCCTCCCCAGAATCGAAGAGAAAGACCATCGTCATTCAGGGATCGGCAGCGTTCACCTATTGCACTTCCTGTGA
- the PNISR gene encoding arginine/serine-rich protein PNISR isoform X1, with translation MWDQGGQPWQQWPLNQQQWMQSFQHQQDPSQIDWAALAQAWIAQREASGQQSMVEQPPGMMPNGQDMSTMESGPNNHGNFQGDSNFNRMWQPEWGMHQQPPHPPPDQPWMPPTPGPMDIVPPSEDSNSQDSGEFAPDNRHIFNQNNHNFGGPPDNFAVGPVNQFDYQHGAAFGPPQGGFHPPYWQPGPPGPPAPPQNRRERPSSFRDRQRSPIALPVKQEPPQIDAVKRRTLPAWIREGLEKMEREKQKKLEKERMEQQRSQLSKKEKKATDDAEGGDGPRLPQRSKFDSDEEDEDTENVEAASSGKVTRSPSPVPQEEQSEPEMTEEEKEYQMMLLTKMLLTEILLDVTDEEIYYIAKDAHRKATKAPAKQLAQSSALASLTGLGGLGGYGSGDSEDERSNRGSESSDTDDEELRHRIRQKQEAFWRKEKEQQLLHDKQMEEEKQQSERVTKEMNEFIHKEQNSLSLLEAREADGDVVNEKKRTSNETTSVLEPKREHKEKEKQGRSRSGSSSSGSSSSNSRSSSTSSSVSSSSYSSSSGSSRTSSRSSSPKRKKRHSRSRSPTIKARRSRSRSYSRRIKIESNRARVKIRDRRRSNRNSIERERRRNRSPSRERRRSRSRSRDRRTNRSSRSRSRDRRKIDDQRGSLSGSSHKHKGEVKEQERRKERSRSIDKDRKKKDKEREREQDKRKEKQKREEKDFKFSSQDDRLKRKRESERTFSRSGSISVKIIRHDSRQDSKKSTTKDSKKHSGSDSSGRSSSESPGSSKEKKVKKPKHSRSRSMEKSQRSGKKASRKHKSKSRSRSTTPPRRKR, from the exons aTGTGGGATCAAGGAGGACAACCTTGGCAGCAGTGGCCTTTGAACCAACAACAATGGATGCAGTCATTCCAGCACCAGCAGGATCCAA GCCAGATTGACTGGGCTGCATTGGCTCAAGCTTGGATTGCCCAAAGAGAAGCTTCAGGACAGCAAAGCATGGTAGAACAACCACCAGGAATGATGCCAAATGGACAGGATATGTCTACAATGGAGTCTGGTCCAAATAATCATGGGAATTTCCAAGGGGATTCAAACTTTAACAGAATGTGGCAACCAG AATGGGGAATGCATCAGCAGCCCCCACACCCCCCTCCAGATCAGCCATGGATGCCACCAACACCAGGCCCAATGGACATTGTTCCTCCTTCCGAAGACAGCAACAGTCAGGACAGTGGGGAATTTGCCCCTGACAACAGGCATATATTTAACCAGAACAATCACAACTTTGGTGGACCACCCGATAATTTTGCAGTGGGGCCAGTGAACCAGTTTGACTATCAG CATGGGGCTGCTTTTGGTCCACCGCAAGGTGGATTTCATCCTCCTTATTGGCAACCAGGACCTCCAGGACCTCCGGCGCCTCCCCAGAATCGAAGAGAAAGACCATCGTCATTCAGGGATCGGCAGCGTTCACCTATTGCACTTCCTGTGAAGCAGGAGCCGCCACAAATTG ATGCAGTAAAACGCAGGACTCTTCCAGCTTGGATTCGAGAAGGTCTTGAAAAAATGGAACGTGAAAAGCAGAAGAAgttggagaaagaaagaatggagcAACAACGTTCACAAttgtccaaaaaagaaaagaaggccaCAGATGATGCTGAAGGAGGAGATGGCCCTCGTTTACCTCAGAGAAGTAAATTT GATAGTGATGAGGAAGATGAAGACACTGAAAACGTTGAGGCTGCAAGCAGTGGAAAAGTCACCAGAAGTCCATCTCCAGTTCCTCAAGAAGAGCAAAGTGAACCAGAGAtgactgaagaagagaaagagtaTCAAATG ATGTTGCTGACAAAAATGCTTCTGACTGAAATTCTACTAGatgtcacagatgaagaaatttatTACATAGCCAAAGATGCACACCGGAAAGCAACGAAAG CTCCTGCAAAACAGCTGGCACAGTCCAGTGCACTGGCTTCCCTCACTGGACTCG GTGGACTGGGTGGTTATGgatcaggagacagtgaagatgAGAGGAGCAACCGAGGTTCTGAATCATCTGACACTGATGATGAGGAATTACGGCATCGAATCCGGCAAAAACAGGAAGctttttggagaaaagaaaaagaacagcagCTGTTACATGATAAACAGATGGAAG aagaAAAGCAACAATCAGAAAGGGTTACAAAAGAGATGAATGAATTTATCCATAAAGAGCAAAATAGTTTATCACTACTAGAAGCAAGAGAAGCAGATGGTGATGTggttaatgaaaagaaaagaacttcAAATGAAACTACGTCAGTTTTAGAACCAAAAAGAGaacataaagaaaaagagaaacaaggaaGGAGTAGATCAGGAAGTTCTAGTAGTGGTAGTTCCAGTAGCAATAGCCGAAGTAGTAGTACTAGTAGTTCTGTCTCTAGCTCTTCATACAGTTCTAGCTCAGGTAGTAGTCGCACTTCTTCCCGATCTtcttctcctaaaagaaaaaagagacataGTAGGAGTAGATCTCCAACAATTAAGGCTAGGCGTAGTAGGAGTAGAAGTTACTCTCGAAGAATTAAAATAGAGAGCAATAGGGCTAGAGTGAAGATTAGAGATAGGAGGAGATCTAACAGAAATAGCATTGAAAGGGAAAGACGACGAAATCGAAGTCCTTCCCGAGAGAGACGTAGAAGTAGAAGTCGCTCAAGGGATAGGCGAACCAATCGGTCCAGTCGTAGTAGGAGTCGAGATAGACGTAAAATTGATGATCAACGTGGAAGTCTTAGTGGAAGCAGTCATAAGCATAAAGGTGAGGTTAAAGAacaagagaggagaaaggagaggagtcGAAGTATAGataaagatagaaaaaagaaagacaaagaaagggaacgTGAACaggataaaagaaaagagaaacaaaaaagggaagaaaaagacttTAAGTTCAGTAGTCAGGATGATAGGTTAAAAAGGAAACGAGAAAGTGAAAGAACGTTCTCTAGGAGTGGTTCTATATCTGTTAAAATCATAAGACATGATTCTAGACAGGATAGTAAGAAAAGCACTACCAAAGATAGTAAAAAACATTCAGGCTCTGATTCTAGTGGAAGGAGCAGTTCTGAATCTCCAGGAAGTAGCAAAGAAAAGAAGGTTAAGAAGCCTAAACATAGTCGATCGCGATCCATGGAGAAATCTCAAAGGTCTGGTAAGAAGGCAAGCCGCAAACACAAGTCTAAGTCCCGATCAAG atcaaCAACCCCTCCCCGTCGTAAACGCTGA
- the PNISR gene encoding arginine/serine-rich protein PNISR isoform X3 has protein sequence MWDQGGQPWQQWPLNQQQWMQSFQHQQDPSQIDWAALAQAWIAQREASGQQSMVEQPPGMMPNGQDMSTMESGPNNHGNFQGDSNFNRMWQPG, from the exons aTGTGGGATCAAGGAGGACAACCTTGGCAGCAGTGGCCTTTGAACCAACAACAATGGATGCAGTCATTCCAGCACCAGCAGGATCCAA GCCAGATTGACTGGGCTGCATTGGCTCAAGCTTGGATTGCCCAAAGAGAAGCTTCAGGACAGCAAAGCATGGTAGAACAACCACCAGGAATGATGCCAAATGGACAGGATATGTCTACAATGGAGTCTGGTCCAAATAATCATGGGAATTTCCAAGGGGATTCAAACTTTAACAGAATGTGGCAACCAG GCTGA